The following are from one region of the Rattus rattus isolate New Zealand chromosome 13, Rrattus_CSIRO_v1, whole genome shotgun sequence genome:
- the Ccdc124 gene encoding coiled-coil domain-containing protein 124, whose protein sequence is MPKKFQGENSKSAAARARRAEAKAAADAKKQKELEDAYWKDEDKHVMRKEQRKEEKEKRRLEQLERKKETQRLLEEEDSRLKGGKAPRVAPAKVTRAQIEDSLRKEQRAEPVEKAKSHLELPLEENLNRRLQEEGSVEARTVEDAIAVLSVAEEADRHPERRMRAAFTAFEEVQLPRLKQENPNMRLSQLKQLLKKEWLRSPDNPMNQRALPFNAPK, encoded by the exons ATGCCCAAGAAGTTCCAGGGCGAGAACAGCAAGTCGGCCGCTGCCCGAGCACGGAGGGCTGAAGCCAAGGCGGcagctgatgccaagaaacagaaggagctggAAGATGCTTACTGGAAGGATGAGGACAAACACGTGATGCGGAAGGAGCAGCGCAAG gaggagaaggagaagcgaCGCCTAGAGCAGCTGGAGCGCAAGAAGGAGACACAGCGcctgctggaggaggaggactcACGACTCAAAGGCGGCAAGGCCCCACGCGTGGCGCCCGCCAAGGTCACGCGCGCGCAGATCGAGGACTCACTGCGCAAAGAGCAGCGCGCAGAGCCAG TGGAAAAGGCCAAGAGCCACCTGGAGCTGCCACTGGAGGAGAACCTGAACCGGCGCCTGCAGGAAGAGGGCAGCGTGGAGGCGCGCACAGTAGAAGACGCCATAGCAGTGCTCAG TGTGGCTGAGGAAGCTGACAGGCATCCTGAGCGCCGTATGCGAGCGGCCTTCACCGCATTTGAGGAGGTGCAGCTGCCACGGTTGAAGCAGGAAAACCCCAACATGCGGCTCTCACAGCTGAAGCAGCTGCTGAAGAAGGAGTGGTTGCGCTCTCCTGACAACCCGATGAACCAGCGTGCGCTGCCCTTCAATGCACCCAAGTGA